From one Streptomyces sp. Q6 genomic stretch:
- a CDS encoding WXG100 family type VII secretion target — MAGEQRLEDAAVVALQKQMLEKYEGIGKRAHHLQGVIDSLEGQWQGIGRSAFDKKQIEINQSLKAIGKILADVIDAMTQTRNLKDTKEDEVRAAMNKINLNDGAQSSLSSY; from the coding sequence ATGGCTGGTGAGCAGAGGCTTGAAGATGCCGCAGTAGTCGCGCTCCAGAAGCAGATGCTTGAGAAGTACGAGGGCATCGGCAAGCGTGCGCACCACCTTCAGGGCGTGATCGACAGCCTTGAGGGTCAGTGGCAGGGCATCGGGCGCAGTGCCTTCGACAAGAAGCAGATCGAGATCAACCAGTCGCTCAAGGCGATCGGCAAGATCCTGGCCGATGTCATCGACGCGATGACGCAGACCCGCAACCTCAAGGACACCAAGGAAGACGAGGTGCGGGCGGCCATGAACAAGATCAACCTGAACGACGGCGCCCAGTCCTCGCTGAGCAGCTACTGA
- a CDS encoding DUF397 domain-containing protein, which yields MADAQETPEEIKARKEREKDELYALDISGVEWHSAPGTEQDEERVEIAYLPAGAVAMRSSLEPETVLRYTEAEWTAFVLGARDGEFDLEPAPHNGGLDA from the coding sequence ATGGCCGACGCTCAGGAGACCCCTGAAGAGATCAAGGCCCGCAAGGAACGCGAGAAGGACGAGCTGTACGCGCTCGACATCTCCGGTGTCGAGTGGCACAGCGCGCCCGGTACGGAGCAGGACGAGGAGCGCGTCGAGATCGCGTATCTGCCGGCCGGCGCCGTGGCGATGCGGTCGTCGCTCGAGCCGGAGACCGTGCTGCGCTATACCGAGGCGGAGTGGACGGCGTTCGTGCTCGGGGCGCGGGACGGGGAGTTCGACCTGGAGCCGGCGCCGCACAACGGCGGGCTCGACGCGTAA
- a CDS encoding GntR family transcriptional regulator translates to MKGTEQRRPVVVLYERIVDAVHAGTYPPGSVLPSEPKLAAALGVSRPALREALLLLQEDGLLTVRRGVGRTVAASPPRRGFERLRPLEELLGASQVSPLVRAMEEPTDFTTQQLLTPATAELAFWESVLTGEGASAAHSQEWAAPADVLADVHPAFAEALAAERSGVTMLSCLIGVSRGLPLAGHSALSATLLGRRRGEQLGRPADTAALLVIQSVRVGDVPVLAAKYTLPTGTPSLPVVQSL, encoded by the coding sequence GTGAAAGGCACCGAGCAACGCCGTCCGGTGGTCGTGCTCTACGAGCGGATCGTGGACGCCGTGCACGCGGGCACCTACCCGCCGGGCTCCGTCCTCCCCTCCGAACCGAAGCTCGCAGCCGCGTTGGGGGTCAGCCGCCCCGCCCTGCGTGAGGCGCTGCTCCTGTTGCAGGAGGACGGCCTGCTCACCGTGCGCCGCGGCGTCGGCCGGACCGTGGCCGCGAGCCCGCCCCGCCGGGGTTTCGAGCGGCTGCGACCGCTGGAGGAGCTCCTCGGCGCGTCGCAGGTGAGCCCGCTGGTGCGGGCGATGGAGGAGCCGACGGACTTCACGACCCAGCAGCTGCTGACCCCGGCCACCGCCGAACTCGCCTTCTGGGAGTCGGTGTTGACGGGTGAGGGCGCGTCGGCCGCGCACAGTCAGGAGTGGGCGGCGCCCGCGGACGTGCTCGCCGACGTCCACCCCGCGTTCGCCGAGGCACTGGCCGCGGAGCGCTCGGGCGTCACCATGCTCAGCTGCCTGATCGGCGTCTCGCGCGGCCTTCCGCTCGCCGGACACAGCGCGCTGTCGGCCACGCTGCTCGGGCGGCGCCGCGGAGAGCAGTTGGGTCGCCCCGCGGACACGGCCGCGCTGCTGGTCATCCAGTCCGTACGGGTGGGGGACGTGCCCGTACTGGCCGCCAAGTACACGCTGCCCACGGGGACACCGTCCCTGCCGGTGGTGCAGTCGCTGTAA
- a CDS encoding GNAT family N-acetyltransferase — protein sequence MEISLREVRDADLPVFFAQMNDPEAIRMAAFTAQDPADRVYFEAHWARIRQDRAVVMRTVVDGDGGFDGGGDGEIVGHASVYGPPEEREVTYWIGRRYWGRGAATAALRALLDLVPERPLHARAAADNFGSLRILEKCGFVVTGRERGFANGRGEAVDEVVLTLHGRG from the coding sequence ATGGAGATTTCGCTGCGCGAAGTGCGAGACGCCGACCTTCCGGTCTTCTTCGCCCAGATGAACGATCCCGAGGCGATCCGCATGGCGGCGTTCACCGCCCAAGACCCCGCCGACAGGGTCTACTTCGAGGCCCATTGGGCGCGGATCCGCCAGGATCGGGCGGTGGTGATGCGTACGGTTGTCGACGGTGATGGCGGCTTCGACGGTGGTGGCGACGGCGAGATCGTCGGGCACGCCTCCGTCTACGGCCCTCCCGAGGAACGCGAGGTCACGTACTGGATCGGGCGCCGGTACTGGGGCCGTGGGGCGGCCACGGCCGCTCTGCGCGCGCTGCTCGACCTCGTTCCGGAACGTCCGCTGCACGCCCGCGCGGCCGCCGACAACTTCGGCTCGCTCCGGATCCTGGAGAAGTGCGGGTTCGTGGTCACGGGGAGGGAGCGGGGCTTCGCGAACGGGCGGGGTGAGGCGGTCGATGAGGTGGTCTTGACCTTGCATGGCCGCGGCTGA
- a CDS encoding adenosine deaminase encodes MHLSDNVTVADWIRRAPKVALHDHLDGGLRPATIIELARESGYEGLPSEDPVELAAWFRDAADSGSLERYLTTFAHTCAVMQTKEQLHRVAAECAEDLAADGIVYAEVRYAPEQHQERGLTLDEVVDAVNEGFREGERRTGGRITVRALLTGMRHTDRSTEIAELTIAHRDKGVAGFDIAGGEIGNPPARHLAAFQLLKQANCHYTIHAGEAVGPESVHEALQVCATERLGHGVRVIEDIEFAADGTATLGALAAYVRDNRVPLEVCPTSNLQTGIADGYKAHPIDDLRRLGFTITLNTDNRTVSGTTLSAEFQHLHEAFGYGPEILYDFTRAAVEAAFLPLPERTRLMDEVIDPAYDELAGRV; translated from the coding sequence ATGCACTTGTCTGACAACGTCACCGTCGCCGACTGGATCCGTCGCGCCCCCAAGGTCGCCCTCCACGATCACCTGGACGGCGGGCTGCGCCCCGCGACGATCATCGAGCTGGCCCGCGAGTCCGGTTACGAGGGACTGCCCTCCGAGGACCCGGTCGAACTGGCCGCCTGGTTCCGGGACGCCGCGGACTCCGGTTCGCTGGAGCGGTACCTCACCACCTTCGCCCACACCTGCGCGGTGATGCAGACCAAGGAGCAGCTGCACCGGGTCGCCGCCGAGTGCGCCGAGGACCTGGCGGCCGACGGCATCGTCTACGCCGAGGTGCGCTACGCCCCCGAGCAGCACCAGGAGCGGGGGCTGACCCTGGACGAGGTCGTGGACGCCGTCAACGAGGGCTTCCGCGAGGGCGAGCGGCGGACCGGCGGGCGCATCACCGTACGGGCGCTGCTCACCGGCATGCGGCACACGGACCGTTCCACGGAGATCGCCGAACTGACGATCGCCCACCGGGACAAGGGCGTCGCGGGCTTCGACATCGCGGGCGGCGAGATCGGCAACCCGCCGGCGCGTCACCTCGCGGCGTTCCAGCTCCTCAAGCAGGCCAACTGCCACTACACGATCCACGCCGGAGAGGCGGTCGGGCCCGAGTCGGTGCACGAGGCGCTCCAGGTCTGCGCGACCGAGCGGCTCGGCCACGGTGTGCGCGTCATCGAGGACATCGAGTTCGCCGCCGACGGCACCGCGACCCTCGGCGCCCTGGCCGCGTACGTCCGCGACAACCGCGTTCCGCTGGAGGTCTGCCCGACCTCGAACCTCCAGACCGGCATCGCCGACGGCTACAAGGCCCACCCGATCGACGACCTGCGCAGGCTCGGCTTCACGATCACGCTGAACACCGACAACCGCACGGTCTCGGGCACGACGCTGTCGGCCGAGTTCCAGCACCTGCACGAGGCGTTCGGCTACGGCCCGGAGATCCTGTACGACTTCACGCGCGCCGCCGTCGAGGCCGCGTTCCTGCCGCTGCCGGAGCGGACGCGGCTCATGGACGAGGTCATCGACCCGGCGTACGACGAGCTCGCCGGCCGGGTCTGA
- a CDS encoding chaplin codes for MKIRTAVVSAFLVAGAVFGGAGAAVAHGGTGAGAWGTAVGSPGVLSGNVVQVPISIPVNVCGNSINVIGLLNPAVGNTCVNG; via the coding sequence ATGAAGATCCGTACCGCGGTCGTCTCGGCCTTCCTCGTCGCCGGCGCAGTGTTCGGCGGCGCGGGGGCGGCCGTCGCCCACGGCGGCACCGGGGCCGGAGCCTGGGGCACCGCAGTCGGCTCCCCCGGGGTCCTGTCGGGCAACGTCGTCCAGGTCCCGATCAGCATCCCCGTGAACGTCTGCGGCAACAGCATCAACGTCATCGGGCTGCTGAACCCGGCGGTGGGCAACACCTGCGTCAACGGCTGA
- a CDS encoding S8 family serine peptidase: MRAVGAVVGALAAMSVGFAPSAAAYDAQSQQWYLDAMQADQMWKISTGKGVKIAVIDTGVNAQVPSLKGQVLASEVPASVAYHSTQDYSGHGTTMAELIAGTGASGGIKGLAPDAKVLPFRIQLAELKDKAELKKTPEPAEAIRAAADSDADILSMSFGSETIDPDQEAALKYAASKGKLLMVAAGNEGVKSGHIGYPAAYPYAVGVGSVDERGTVSKSSSYGNYVDLAAPGIDIPGWCDATFKSYCTRDGGTSSATAIASGAAALIWSAHPDWTANQVLRSMIDTASRTWKKDDPSKYLGYGIIRPRKVLEDANYSAGAANQDPLLKENGSPAKTETSPSASASGSSQPSQEASEVPAEAAGSEAKSSSDSNTLWIALGAVAAVIVIGGGGFAVMRARRSQ; this comes from the coding sequence GTGCGCGCGGTGGGGGCGGTCGTCGGCGCCCTGGCGGCGATGAGCGTCGGCTTCGCGCCGAGCGCGGCCGCGTACGACGCCCAGTCCCAGCAGTGGTACCTGGACGCGATGCAGGCCGACCAGATGTGGAAGATCAGCACCGGTAAGGGCGTCAAGATCGCGGTCATCGACACAGGGGTGAACGCACAGGTCCCGTCCTTGAAGGGGCAGGTCCTTGCGAGCGAAGTCCCGGCGTCCGTCGCGTACCACTCGACTCAGGACTACTCGGGCCACGGCACGACCATGGCGGAACTGATCGCCGGAACAGGTGCGAGCGGCGGGATCAAGGGCCTCGCACCCGATGCCAAGGTTCTGCCCTTCCGCATCCAGCTCGCCGAACTGAAGGACAAGGCGGAACTGAAGAAGACGCCGGAGCCCGCGGAGGCGATCAGGGCGGCCGCGGACTCGGACGCGGACATTCTCAGCATGTCGTTCGGCTCCGAGACGATCGATCCGGACCAGGAGGCCGCGCTCAAGTACGCCGCGTCCAAGGGCAAGCTGCTGATGGTCGCGGCAGGCAACGAAGGCGTGAAGTCGGGCCACATCGGCTATCCGGCCGCCTATCCGTACGCGGTCGGAGTCGGGTCGGTGGACGAGCGAGGAACGGTCTCCAAGTCCTCGTCGTACGGCAACTACGTGGACCTGGCAGCGCCCGGCATCGATATTCCTGGCTGGTGCGATGCCACGTTCAAGTCGTACTGCACGCGTGATGGAGGCACCAGTTCGGCAACCGCCATCGCCTCCGGCGCCGCCGCCCTGATCTGGTCCGCCCACCCCGACTGGACGGCGAACCAGGTCCTGCGCTCGATGATCGACACGGCGAGCCGCACCTGGAAGAAGGACGACCCGAGCAAGTACCTCGGCTACGGAATCATTCGCCCACGCAAGGTACTTGAAGACGCCAACTACAGCGCCGGCGCCGCGAATCAGGACCCCCTCCTCAAGGAGAACGGCAGCCCCGCGAAGACCGAGACCTCCCCTTCCGCTTCTGCATCAGGCTCGTCACAGCCCTCGCAGGAGGCTTCAGAAGTCCCGGCCGAGGCGGCAGGATCGGAAGCGAAGTCTTCAAGTGACAGCAATACGTTGTGGATTGCGCTCGGAGCTGTTGCGGCGGTGATCGTGATCGGGGGCGGCGGGTTCGCAGTGATGAGGGCACGGCGCAGCCAGTGA
- a CDS encoding WXG100 family type VII secretion target translates to MASNADGLTVKYDGLDMAATTIGNEAKALESDLAELRQLVVRSQEYWAGEAQSKFGEKLQKWDKEADDIHQALTGIGHTVHTSGGDYMAGDKKAASYFQ, encoded by the coding sequence ATGGCGAGCAATGCGGACGGGTTGACAGTCAAGTACGACGGGCTGGACATGGCAGCCACCACCATCGGAAACGAGGCCAAGGCGCTCGAGTCCGACCTGGCGGAGCTCCGACAGCTGGTCGTGCGCAGCCAGGAGTACTGGGCGGGCGAGGCCCAGTCGAAGTTCGGCGAGAAGCTCCAGAAGTGGGACAAGGAAGCCGACGACATCCACCAGGCGCTGACCGGCATCGGCCACACGGTGCACACCTCCGGTGGCGACTACATGGCGGGCGACAAGAAGGCTGCCAGCTACTTCCAGTAG
- a CDS encoding PQQ-binding-like beta-propeller repeat protein — protein sequence MAFGPPPSPFTQSQQTAAETRRRRRRTVFGLVLVLVVAMGFGAWFVWPGSGRGASQDVAEQKAVEQAPDDIRETVESLPKSAPRAGHLVADMQTNTLAQGKQEDTSGLWVTKKVLVKAKGTTLYGIKAYEPSGRGTVVWSLVLPGGICGYTSSVTADERTAVLMRDPKHGNACDQLAVIKLSSGKKLWQTTIPRKKNYFTKGTTMAMVKGVVATNWQVGAAGYDMRTGKQLWQLDRTKKCTIGGFAGGKALTVRYDCYPPEKESEILYQVKELEPRTARTKWVYRVADGVGLVAILSSKPAVIAVGAGDMEITDLISLDSGGKYRATIRLEGGHYEVACSGDAVDDCTQAVVSDDQVFITSGERLESIEDKTNWVVAFDLATGKTGVKFDAGHDQKMYPLRMSGDRLLALTMGTDDVAPVSLVSLDPKTGKQSTYFYFAIPSGGEAFFSRVDPYQVQVEHGRVYFGVLSATGEAKKGIPSLIRLAFGVGSAG from the coding sequence ATGGCATTCGGACCGCCGCCGTCCCCCTTCACCCAGTCGCAGCAGACCGCGGCAGAGACGAGGAGGCGGCGAAGGCGGACGGTGTTCGGTCTTGTGCTCGTGCTGGTCGTCGCGATGGGGTTCGGAGCCTGGTTCGTATGGCCGGGATCGGGCAGGGGGGCGTCCCAGGACGTCGCGGAGCAGAAGGCCGTCGAACAGGCCCCCGATGACATTCGGGAGACGGTCGAGTCGCTGCCGAAGTCCGCACCTCGCGCCGGTCATCTCGTGGCCGACATGCAGACCAACACTCTGGCGCAGGGCAAGCAGGAGGACACCTCAGGGCTCTGGGTGACCAAGAAGGTCCTCGTCAAGGCCAAGGGGACGACCCTGTACGGCATCAAGGCCTATGAGCCGTCCGGGCGGGGAACCGTCGTCTGGAGCCTCGTACTCCCCGGCGGCATCTGCGGATACACGTCCTCCGTCACGGCGGACGAGCGTACGGCGGTGCTCATGCGAGATCCCAAGCACGGGAACGCGTGTGACCAACTCGCTGTGATCAAGCTCAGTTCCGGCAAGAAGCTGTGGCAGACCACGATCCCGCGGAAGAAGAACTACTTCACCAAGGGCACGACGATGGCCATGGTGAAGGGGGTCGTCGCCACCAACTGGCAGGTCGGGGCGGCCGGTTACGACATGCGTACCGGCAAGCAGCTGTGGCAGTTGGACCGGACGAAGAAGTGCACGATCGGTGGATTCGCCGGCGGCAAGGCACTGACGGTGCGTTATGACTGCTATCCGCCGGAGAAGGAATCCGAGATTCTTTATCAGGTCAAGGAGTTGGAACCGCGGACCGCGCGCACCAAGTGGGTCTACCGGGTCGCGGACGGCGTCGGTCTCGTCGCCATCCTCTCGAGCAAGCCCGCGGTGATCGCGGTCGGCGCGGGGGACATGGAGATCACGGATCTGATCTCTCTGGACTCCGGCGGAAAGTACCGGGCGACCATCCGCCTGGAGGGCGGTCACTACGAAGTGGCGTGCAGCGGCGATGCCGTGGACGACTGCACACAGGCCGTGGTGAGCGATGACCAGGTGTTCATCACCAGCGGGGAGCGGCTCGAGTCCATCGAGGACAAGACGAACTGGGTCGTGGCCTTCGATCTGGCCACCGGCAAAACCGGTGTGAAGTTCGACGCGGGACACGACCAGAAGATGTACCCCCTGCGCATGAGCGGCGATCGGTTGTTGGCGCTGACCATGGGCACGGACGACGTGGCACCCGTGTCACTGGTGAGCCTCGATCCGAAGACCGGAAAGCAGTCCACGTACTTCTACTTCGCGATCCCTTCCGGGGGCGAGGCATTCTTCTCCAGGGTCGACCCGTATCAGGTCCAGGTGGAGCATGGGCGCGTCTATTTCGGCGTGCTGTCGGCGACAGGTGAGGCGAAGAAGGGCATTCCGTCCCTCATCCGCTTGGCTTTCGGTGTCGGCTCCGCCGGCTGA